In Halobacteriovorax marinus SJ, the following proteins share a genomic window:
- a CDS encoding HD domain-containing phosphohydrolase: protein MKEKRQNFIAREINDGLDELEKSHRLNRFESMLKFSRVISGSLSLKDIIKKAKGHTKKLLECEHVCIYLKEKESHSLSMIDQSGHKHVLEINENSFVGSSAYLGATLKVDRGVSDIRFAREVAPIKKLRPKTMLVLPLVLNGELLGVIQATNSLNKNFNEQDIQFGESVAAQLTPVIQNAFLYEELHTQFIQVVEALADTITKKDTYTGGHTKRVAHFAMKIGAKLNLTWEEMNDLKLSAVLHDIGKIGIEDAILKKRAPLTDEEFKIMRDHPRLGYEILKNVDSLSAVVDGMRFHHERPDGLGYPYGLKGDEIPVIAMIISVADTFDAMISTRPYRKGLPPMVAYKEILDHRGTQFSEVVVDAFAAWFETTKMYSPNRLDSKKKAS, encoded by the coding sequence ATGAAAGAGAAAAGACAGAACTTTATTGCAAGAGAAATTAATGACGGTCTCGATGAGTTAGAGAAGTCACATCGATTGAATCGTTTTGAATCAATGCTTAAGTTTTCTAGAGTTATATCTGGCTCCCTTTCACTAAAAGATATTATCAAAAAGGCTAAAGGCCATACTAAGAAACTTCTTGAGTGCGAGCATGTATGTATCTATCTCAAAGAAAAGGAGAGTCACTCCCTTTCAATGATTGATCAAAGTGGTCACAAGCACGTCTTAGAGATCAATGAAAACTCATTTGTTGGAAGTAGCGCTTATCTTGGAGCAACTTTAAAAGTTGATAGAGGGGTTAGTGATATTAGGTTTGCTAGAGAAGTGGCCCCTATTAAAAAACTGCGACCAAAAACAATGCTTGTGCTGCCACTGGTTCTAAATGGAGAACTACTTGGTGTCATTCAAGCTACAAATTCACTAAATAAGAATTTCAATGAGCAGGATATACAATTTGGTGAATCTGTAGCGGCTCAGCTAACACCAGTTATTCAAAATGCATTTCTCTATGAAGAGTTGCATACGCAATTTATTCAAGTTGTAGAGGCGCTAGCAGATACAATTACAAAGAAAGATACTTATACTGGTGGCCATACTAAGAGAGTTGCCCATTTTGCAATGAAGATTGGTGCAAAACTTAACCTAACATGGGAAGAGATGAATGATTTAAAACTCTCTGCTGTTCTTCACGATATCGGAAAAATAGGTATCGAAGACGCTATCTTAAAAAAGAGAGCTCCTTTAACGGATGAAGAGTTTAAAATAATGAGAGATCATCCTAGGCTTGGTTATGAGATTCTAAAAAATGTCGATAGTCTCAGCGCTGTAGTTGATGGAATGCGCTTTCACCATGAAAGGCCGGATGGTCTTGGCTATCCGTATGGACTAAAGGGTGATGAAATTCCAGTTATAGCTATGATTATCTCGGTGGCAGATACATTTGATGCCATGATAAGTACTAGACCATATCGCAAGGGTTTACCTCCAATGGTTGCCTATAAAGAAATA
- the rsmI gene encoding 16S rRNA (cytidine(1402)-2'-O)-methyltransferase, with translation MSTLKLVTLPIGNLSDMTPRALETLKNERLFLAEDTRNLRKIFDLLGVDGSQKNVDSFHDHSKDKVDYYVTKMKSGHSYVLVSDAGSPVISDPAFPLVRACIDAGIEIETAPGVSAVTTALELSGLPPQPFTFYGFTPRDDSKKREFFTSLLSQSGTFIFFESPHRLMKTLKVLEQVLPDSDIAVARELTKKFETIYRFKAKDFESIEIKSVGEIVLLIHHEASAKSLKSKKLEALALDYLDKKQNKKNLSKLLAEILDENSKDIYQKLSRD, from the coding sequence TTGTCCACTTTAAAGCTGGTAACTCTACCAATTGGAAATCTATCAGATATGACTCCAAGGGCACTTGAGACATTAAAGAATGAGAGGCTGTTCTTGGCCGAAGATACGAGAAATCTTAGAAAGATCTTTGATCTACTTGGTGTTGATGGAAGTCAGAAAAATGTCGACTCTTTTCATGATCACTCAAAAGATAAAGTTGATTACTACGTGACTAAAATGAAGAGCGGGCATAGTTATGTCTTAGTATCCGATGCTGGAAGTCCAGTAATTTCGGACCCTGCATTTCCTCTGGTTAGGGCCTGTATTGATGCAGGTATTGAAATAGAAACTGCTCCAGGTGTAAGTGCTGTGACAACGGCCCTTGAGCTTAGTGGACTACCACCTCAGCCTTTTACCTTTTATGGCTTTACTCCAAGAGATGATTCAAAGAAAAGAGAGTTTTTTACTTCATTATTATCTCAAAGTGGAACTTTTATATTCTTTGAAAGCCCACACCGATTGATGAAGACGCTAAAAGTTCTAGAACAAGTACTGCCTGATTCAGATATAGCAGTAGCTCGTGAGCTTACGAAGAAATTTGAAACTATTTATAGATTTAAGGCCAAGGACTTTGAGTCGATCGAAATTAAGAGTGTTGGTGAAATTGTTCTATTAATTCACCATGAGGCGAGCGCAAAATCTCTCAAGTCAAAGAAACTAGAGGCCTTAGCACTCGATTACTTAGATAAGAAACAAAATAAGAAGAATCTCTCAAAATTATTGGCCGAAATACTTGATGAAAACTCTAAGGATATTTATCAAAAGCTCAGCAGGGACTAG
- a CDS encoding STAS domain-containing protein — protein MSLKAQVRTDSLGNITVHMEGGLDYDNSLPFRRELQSLIKDNPLSTVTLDMNGLDFVGSSGIGVFVETLKILNDKKSQIQLSNVKTEFLKVFKLFEYDAMEAMIMDFENDDTEDLNTRYGNRRKTFQN, from the coding sequence ATGAGTTTAAAAGCACAAGTACGCACAGATTCTCTTGGCAATATTACTGTTCACATGGAAGGTGGTCTGGACTATGACAATAGCCTACCATTTAGAAGAGAGCTACAATCTCTAATCAAAGACAATCCCCTATCTACTGTAACACTTGATATGAATGGATTAGATTTCGTTGGCTCTTCAGGAATTGGTGTATTTGTTGAAACTTTGAAAATTCTTAATGATAAAAAGAGTCAAATTCAACTCTCTAACGTTAAGACAGAATTTTTAAAAGTATTTAAATTATTTGAGTACGATGCAATGGAGGCCATGATCATGGACTTCGAAAACGACGACACCGAAGATCTCAATACGAGATACGGCAATCGTCGCAAAACTTTTCAAAATTGA
- a CDS encoding ribonuclease HII, whose protein sequence is MFDLEEIGDFDFLAGCDEVGRGPLAGPVVGCCVLVDRDSLTVENVDFLLSHGITDSKKISATKRKKILKSLGIEKYELASKNSLTLNKNLKISFSVREISNESIDQLNILRASLKAMGDAFIDCFSGERTKLLIDGNKYIDLGLENVSEEFVIKGDSKSALIGLASIIAKEYRDNLMIEMGKKYPGYGLEKHAGYPTKFHKDAISKLGVTPIHRKSFKGVKEFCQQL, encoded by the coding sequence ATGTTTGATTTAGAAGAAATTGGTGATTTTGATTTTTTAGCGGGTTGCGATGAAGTAGGAAGAGGGCCTTTGGCCGGTCCAGTCGTAGGTTGTTGTGTTCTGGTAGATAGAGATTCTTTGACTGTTGAAAATGTAGACTTCCTCCTGTCACACGGGATTACGGATTCAAAGAAAATAAGTGCGACCAAGCGAAAGAAAATCTTAAAGTCACTTGGAATTGAAAAATATGAATTAGCATCAAAAAATTCTCTTACATTGAATAAGAATTTAAAAATAAGCTTTAGTGTGCGAGAGATTTCAAATGAGTCCATCGATCAATTAAATATTCTACGTGCATCTTTAAAGGCTATGGGGGATGCATTCATAGATTGTTTCTCTGGCGAGAGAACAAAATTACTTATTGATGGAAATAAGTATATTGATCTTGGTCTTGAAAATGTAAGCGAAGAGTTTGTGATTAAAGGAGACTCTAAGTCGGCACTCATTGGTCTCGCCTCCATAATTGCAAAAGAATATAGAGATAATCTAATGATTGAGATGGGAAAGAAGTATCCTGGCTATGGACTTGAAAAGCATGCAGGATATCCAACTAAATTTCATAAAGATGCTATCTCCAAACTTGGTGTGACTCCAATTCATAGAAAGAGCTTTAAAGGTGTTAAAGAATTCTGCCAACAATTATAG
- the rplS gene encoding 50S ribosomal protein L19, with translation MNLVDIVEKDHLSKNVETFPEFRTGDTLAVHARITEGQKSRIQVFQGVCIGIKSRNDLNGHFRVRKISSGMGVERVFPFHSPNVEKIEVVQRGKSRRSKLYYLRERSGKSARIAIDYDRK, from the coding sequence ATGAATTTAGTTGATATTGTTGAAAAAGATCACTTATCAAAGAACGTAGAAACTTTTCCTGAGTTTAGAACAGGTGACACGCTAGCTGTACATGCAAGAATTACAGAAGGTCAAAAGTCACGTATTCAGGTTTTCCAAGGTGTTTGTATTGGAATCAAGAGTAGAAACGACCTTAACGGACATTTCAGAGTAAGAAAAATTTCTTCTGGTATGGGTGTTGAGAGAGTTTTCCCATTCCATTCACCAAACGTTGAAAAGATTGAAGTTGTTCAACGTGGTAAATCAAGAAGAAGTAAACTGTACTATCTTAGAGAAAGATCTGGTAAGTCTGCAAGAATTGCCATTGATTACGATAGAAAGTAA